Proteins co-encoded in one Kutzneria chonburiensis genomic window:
- a CDS encoding non-ribosomal peptide synthetase yields the protein MLRKVPEAYRTQANDVLLSALGRALAGWSGQDTVLVGLEGHGREDIVDGVDLSRTVGWFTAEYPVALDIPAADWGVTLKSVKEQLRAVPSKGLGYGALRHLHGAAPEITPDISFNYHGQWADDPTGFYRSITGGDQEGSRTYLIDVIGIVQDGRLELGWTYSPEIHHASTVQHLADTMLSGLREIVAHCAEHGGRTPSDFPLTRLRQSEVDTIVGDGRGVEDIYPLTPLQQGLLFHSLVDPDLYVDTLRIRMAGIDDVPRFRECWQRVVDRTPALRTRLVWTGVDEPVQVVDRVARLTDGPISLDRSPLTRIDITRHGDEIELAWTSHHVLMDGWSLAQVFAEVCEEYCGRTPTITRRPFRDYLEWLAAQDHVAAQSYWRGVLDGVAKTALPYDRQPAEAHRSRSSGSTRITVAGLAEVARRNGITVNTMIQAVWGLVLSLYSGERSVLFGTTISGRPAELPGVESMIGLFINTVPTRVDVGDEPVGEWLRRLQDEQSVARDNGFVPVGSQFDSMVVFENYPISEPEVSGAPRVLSVSSGDVTNFPLCLRASMDAELTLDLGYDPALFDAKTAVDLLERVGKLISGLGADLSAPVSSLPWLGGDELRSMIHDAAGEHGNVPAASIPALFARQVASTPSARAVTCGDTTLTYTELDGRANHLAHRLRAMGVRAEDRVALLLEPSVEHVIAELAVLKAGAAYVPLDVRAPEERRRAIAGDSLVIGPEMITRDVAAMAPDVETHPDNLAYVMYTSGSTGTPKGVAVRHRDVVALAHDRRFDRGHERVLAHSPLAFDASTYELWVPLLRGGEVVLTGRPDLTVEDLRRVIADKGITGLWLTAGLFRLIAMQDPNCLLGLTEVWTGGDVVPANAVRGVLDACPGIAVVDGYGPTETTTFATSHRMTGDVPDSVPIGRPLDSMRAYVLDAELRPVPNGAPGELYIAGAGLARGYHDRPGLTADRFVADPFDAGRRMYRTGDIVRRVNGVLEFLGRADDQVKIRGFRIELGEIETALTAQSDVEQAVVIVRDKRLIAYVVGAADLAALRAVLPEYMVPASVITLDELPLSRNGKVDRRALPEPTAADTDFVAPRTDLEATVAGIWAELLNLPKVGIDDNFFELGGDSILSIRLVSRLLADCGVSISPRALFSHPTVAELVGSFAGIEEIPVAPRDLPLPQSYNQQRLWFLDSFNPGGDEYVTKLAMRLRGPLDADRLADAFTEAVARHEALRTTFDDGVQIVHPPHAVTFNDSRPFDLRRGPLIRPRLERLSDDEHVLTLEIHHIVTDGWSNGVILDELMAFYRGENPDRPKRQYADFAAWQRNRDLDDQLAYWTNALAELPAADLPTDRARPAVRTTTGAVQESVIPQRIAAKLRQISRRHETTLFTTLTAACNILLSRWTGQRDVTVGTVTNGRDRAELERVVGFFVNTLVLRSTVDGTFDNYLDTVRGNVQEAFSHQDVPFERVVDAVQPQRDPSRTPLFQVMVVLQNAPQATPQLPGIEIEDFALPLKTANFDVTIEFQEQDGDLLVAITYNADLFDADTIARLTEHLGILLDGIAAEPSAKIAELPLLTAGELQNLAAWNNSTVATKPCTVAELVEGQVVRTPNALAVTGAESVTYTELNARANALARVLIERGAGPEKIIALALPRSVQIVIAQLAVAKAGAAFLPVDPTYPVERINYMLADAKPHLVVTQRDLAPDTEIPLLLIDDYTGSEETNPTGRHRIDQPAYVIYTSGSTGRPKGVVVTHTGLASFAAAEAAHFQIRPGDRVLAFSSPSFDASILELCLALPSGAALVVPPPGPLLGDQLAELLHEQRITHALIPPAALGTLPDVALPHFTTLIVGADACPAELVDQWAPGRRMINAYGPTESTVVSTWSDELTTGVVPPIGRPIRNTKVHVLDDALKPVPVGVPGELYVAGLGLARGYLDRPGLTASRFVANPFEPGQRMYRTGDVVRWRADGQLEFLGRADDQVKIRGFRVELGEVEAAIRRHPDVREAVVIARDKRLIAYVVGETTGLRAFLAETLPDYMIPAAFQELESLPLNPSGKVDRKRLPDVTVTAGGDHVEPHTEIEHALAKIWSDVLGVQNVGVTDNFFELGGDSILSMQVVSRARQAGLHLASKDVFLHQTIGQLASAVTAVANAGERRQLVTGPVPLTPIQQWFFQHHTVNPHHFNQSLLAELVDNVDEEALQQALQALWSHHDALRMRFDGEQYNAPLEPIPSLIRHEFSEDFADEVHASFDLTTGPLFKAVLFDRDGQPWLFLAAHHVIVDGVSWRILLDDLDTAYRQAARGEEIDLGPKTTSFQEWSNRLTEHVRNGGLDAEYWQDIQASELPTDHDGDDPTTDTVSIVLDEADTDALLRKAPAAYRTRINDVLLTALASALSTWTGEERVTIDLEGHGREDVLDDVDLTRTVGWFTTIFPVSLTVGGDWRTRIKSVRKQLRALPDNGFGYGALRYLGGEVPVVEPGIAFNYLGQWDAADGQAGGGLFAATHGSFGRDHDPAERKAHLLDVVGAVQDGKLAFSWLYQPARHERSTVERVVHDFAEALRAIAEDCR from the coding sequence TTGCTGCGCAAGGTCCCGGAGGCGTACCGGACGCAGGCCAACGACGTGCTGCTGAGCGCACTGGGCCGGGCATTGGCCGGCTGGTCCGGGCAGGACACGGTGCTGGTCGGTCTGGAAGGCCACGGCCGTGAGGACATTGTGGACGGTGTCGACCTGTCCCGCACGGTCGGCTGGTTCACCGCCGAATATCCCGTGGCGCTGGACATTCCGGCGGCGGACTGGGGCGTCACGCTGAAGTCGGTCAAGGAGCAGCTGCGGGCCGTGCCGTCCAAGGGGCTCGGCTACGGGGCGCTGCGGCACCTGCACGGCGCCGCCCCGGAAATCACGCCGGACATAAGCTTCAACTACCACGGCCAGTGGGCCGACGACCCGACCGGCTTCTACCGCTCAATCACCGGCGGCGACCAGGAAGGCTCCCGCACCTACCTGATCGACGTGATCGGCATCGTCCAGGACGGCCGGCTGGAACTCGGCTGGACCTACTCACCGGAGATCCACCACGCTTCGACGGTCCAGCACCTCGCCGACACGATGCTGTCCGGCCTGCGGGAGATCGTGGCCCACTGCGCCGAGCACGGTGGCCGCACGCCGTCGGACTTCCCGCTGACCCGACTTCGTCAGTCCGAAGTGGACACGATCGTCGGCGATGGGCGGGGAGTGGAGGACATCTATCCGCTCACCCCGTTGCAGCAGGGCCTGTTGTTCCACAGCCTGGTCGACCCGGACCTGTACGTCGACACGCTGCGGATCCGCATGGCCGGCATCGACGACGTGCCGAGGTTCCGTGAGTGCTGGCAGCGGGTCGTGGATCGGACGCCAGCGCTGCGAACCCGGCTGGTGTGGACCGGGGTCGACGAGCCGGTGCAGGTCGTCGACCGGGTCGCCCGGCTGACCGACGGCCCGATCAGCCTGGACCGGTCGCCGCTGACCAGGATCGACATCACCCGGCACGGCGACGAGATCGAACTGGCGTGGACCTCGCACCACGTGCTGATGGACGGCTGGAGCCTGGCCCAGGTGTTCGCCGAGGTGTGCGAGGAGTACTGCGGCCGCACGCCGACGATCACCCGCCGCCCGTTCCGTGACTACCTGGAATGGCTGGCCGCGCAGGATCACGTTGCGGCCCAAAGCTACTGGCGCGGCGTGCTGGACGGCGTGGCGAAGACGGCGCTGCCGTACGACCGGCAGCCGGCCGAGGCACACCGGTCTCGGTCGAGCGGGTCGACACGGATCACGGTAGCCGGGTTGGCGGAGGTCGCTCGGCGCAACGGGATCACCGTGAACACGATGATCCAGGCCGTGTGGGGCCTGGTGCTGTCGCTGTACTCGGGGGAGCGGTCGGTGCTGTTCGGCACCACGATCTCCGGGCGGCCGGCCGAGCTGCCGGGCGTGGAGTCGATGATCGGCCTGTTCATCAACACCGTGCCGACGCGGGTCGACGTGGGCGACGAGCCGGTCGGCGAGTGGCTACGCCGGTTGCAGGACGAGCAGAGCGTGGCCCGGGACAACGGGTTTGTGCCGGTAGGCAGCCAGTTCGACAGCATGGTGGTGTTCGAGAACTACCCGATCAGCGAGCCGGAGGTGTCGGGGGCACCGCGGGTGCTGTCGGTGTCGTCCGGCGATGTCACCAACTTCCCGCTGTGCCTGCGGGCGTCGATGGACGCCGAGCTCACGCTCGATCTTGGCTACGACCCGGCGCTGTTCGACGCGAAAACCGCCGTTGACCTGCTGGAACGTGTCGGAAAGTTGATCAGTGGGCTGGGGGCGGATTTGAGCGCCCCCGTATCAAGCCTACCGTGGTTGGGCGGGGACGAGCTGCGGAGCATGATCCACGACGCGGCTGGGGAGCACGGAAACGTGCCAGCTGCTAGCATCCCGGCGCTGTTCGCCCGGCAGGTGGCTTCGACACCGTCGGCACGGGCCGTGACCTGCGGCGATACGACTCTGACCTACACGGAGCTGGACGGCCGGGCCAATCACCTGGCCCACCGGCTGCGGGCGATGGGGGTGCGGGCCGAGGACCGGGTTGCGCTGCTGCTGGAGCCGTCGGTCGAGCACGTGATCGCGGAGCTGGCGGTCCTCAAGGCAGGTGCGGCCTATGTGCCGCTGGACGTCCGGGCGCCGGAGGAGCGGCGGCGGGCGATCGCGGGCGACAGCCTGGTCATCGGCCCGGAGATGATCACCCGAGACGTCGCCGCGATGGCCCCCGACGTGGAGACGCACCCGGACAACCTGGCCTACGTGATGTACACGTCGGGCTCGACGGGCACGCCCAAGGGCGTGGCGGTCCGGCATCGCGACGTCGTCGCCCTGGCGCACGACCGCCGCTTCGACCGAGGCCACGAGCGGGTACTGGCGCACTCGCCGCTGGCCTTCGACGCCTCCACCTACGAGCTGTGGGTGCCGCTGCTGCGCGGCGGCGAGGTCGTGCTGACAGGCCGACCGGACCTGACGGTCGAAGACCTGCGCCGCGTGATCGCCGACAAAGGCATCACCGGCCTGTGGCTGACCGCCGGCCTGTTCCGTCTCATCGCGATGCAAGACCCTAACTGCCTTTTGGGTCTTACAGAGGTCTGGACGGGTGGCGACGTCGTCCCGGCCAACGCGGTCCGGGGCGTGCTCGACGCCTGCCCGGGTATCGCGGTGGTCGACGGCTACGGCCCGACCGAGACCACGACCTTCGCGACCTCGCACCGCATGACCGGCGACGTCCCGGACTCGGTGCCGATCGGGCGGCCGCTGGACAGCATGCGCGCCTACGTCCTCGACGCCGAGCTGCGGCCGGTGCCGAACGGCGCGCCGGGGGAGCTGTACATCGCCGGCGCCGGCCTGGCCCGTGGCTACCACGACCGGCCGGGGCTGACCGCGGACCGGTTCGTGGCCGATCCGTTCGACGCGGGCCGGCGCATGTACCGCACGGGCGACATCGTGCGGCGGGTGAACGGCGTGCTGGAGTTCCTCGGGCGGGCCGACGACCAGGTCAAGATCCGCGGGTTCCGGATCGAGCTCGGGGAGATCGAGACGGCGCTGACCGCGCAGTCGGACGTCGAGCAGGCGGTGGTGATCGTCCGTGACAAGCGGCTGATCGCCTATGTGGTCGGCGCGGCCGATCTGGCGGCGCTGCGGGCCGTGCTGCCGGAGTACATGGTGCCGGCGAGCGTGATCACGCTGGACGAACTGCCGTTGAGCCGCAACGGAAAGGTCGACCGCCGCGCGCTGCCGGAGCCGACGGCCGCCGACACCGACTTCGTCGCGCCGCGCACCGACCTGGAGGCCACCGTCGCCGGCATCTGGGCCGAGCTGCTCAACCTGCCCAAGGTCGGCATCGACGACAACTTCTTCGAACTGGGCGGCGACTCCATCCTGAGCATCCGGCTGGTGTCGCGGCTGTTGGCCGACTGCGGCGTGTCGATCTCACCGCGTGCGCTGTTCAGCCATCCGACCGTGGCCGAACTCGTCGGCAGCTTCGCGGGGATCGAGGAAATCCCGGTTGCGCCAAGGGATCTGCCGTTGCCGCAGTCGTACAACCAGCAGCGGCTGTGGTTCCTGGACAGCTTCAACCCCGGCGGCGACGAGTACGTCACCAAGCTGGCGATGAGGCTGCGCGGACCGCTCGACGCCGACCGGCTGGCCGACGCGTTCACCGAGGCCGTGGCCCGGCACGAAGCGTTGCGCACGACCTTCGACGACGGTGTGCAGATCGTGCACCCGCCGCACGCGGTGACCTTCAATGACAGCCGGCCGTTCGACCTGCGTCGGGGGCCGCTGATCCGGCCGCGCCTGGAGCGCCTCAGCGACGACGAGCACGTGCTCACGCTGGAGATCCACCACATCGTCACCGACGGCTGGTCCAACGGCGTGATCCTGGACGAGCTGATGGCCTTCTACCGTGGCGAGAATCCGGACCGGCCGAAACGTCAGTATGCGGATTTCGCCGCCTGGCAGCGAAACCGCGACCTCGACGACCAGCTGGCCTACTGGACGAACGCCCTGGCCGAGCTGCCGGCGGCCGACCTGCCCACCGACCGGGCCCGCCCGGCGGTCCGCACCACCACCGGTGCCGTGCAGGAAAGTGTGATCCCGCAACGCATCGCCGCGAAGCTGCGGCAGATCAGCCGTCGGCACGAGACGACACTGTTCACCACGCTGACCGCCGCCTGCAACATCCTGCTGTCCCGGTGGACGGGCCAGCGGGACGTGACCGTCGGCACCGTCACCAATGGCCGCGACCGGGCGGAGCTGGAACGGGTGGTCGGCTTCTTCGTCAACACCCTGGTCCTGCGTTCGACGGTCGACGGCACCTTCGACAACTACCTCGACACCGTGCGAGGCAACGTCCAGGAAGCCTTCAGCCACCAGGACGTTCCGTTCGAACGGGTCGTCGATGCCGTGCAGCCGCAGCGCGATCCCAGCCGCACGCCGCTGTTCCAGGTGATGGTCGTGCTCCAGAACGCTCCGCAGGCCACGCCGCAGCTGCCCGGCATCGAGATCGAGGACTTCGCGCTGCCGCTGAAGACGGCCAACTTCGACGTCACCATCGAGTTCCAGGAGCAGGACGGTGACCTGCTCGTCGCCATCACCTACAACGCCGACCTCTTCGATGCCGACACCATCGCCCGGCTCACCGAGCACCTGGGTATCCTGCTCGACGGCATCGCCGCCGAACCGTCGGCCAAGATCGCCGAGCTGCCGCTCCTGACCGCCGGCGAACTCCAGAACCTGGCCGCCTGGAACAACTCCACTGTGGCCACGAAGCCGTGCACGGTGGCCGAGCTGGTCGAAGGCCAGGTGGTCCGGACACCTAACGCCCTAGCCGTTACCGGGGCCGAAAGCGTCACCTACACCGAGCTCAACGCCCGCGCCAATGCCTTGGCCCGGGTGTTGATCGAACGCGGCGCCGGCCCGGAGAAGATCATCGCACTGGCCCTGCCGCGGTCCGTGCAGATCGTCATCGCCCAACTGGCGGTGGCCAAGGCCGGCGCCGCGTTCCTCCCCGTCGACCCGACCTACCCGGTCGAGCGCATCAACTACATGCTGGCCGATGCCAAGCCACACCTCGTTGTCACGCAACGAGACCTGGCCCCGGACACCGAGATCCCGCTGCTGCTCATCGATGACTACACCGGCAGCGAGGAGACGAACCCGACGGGTCGGCACCGGATCGACCAGCCGGCCTACGTGATCTACACGTCCGGCTCGACCGGCCGCCCCAAGGGCGTCGTCGTCACCCACACCGGCCTGGCCAGCTTCGCCGCCGCCGAAGCGGCGCACTTCCAGATCCGGCCCGGCGACCGGGTGCTGGCCTTCTCCTCGCCCAGCTTCGACGCCTCGATCCTGGAGCTGTGCCTGGCCCTGCCGTCCGGGGCGGCGCTGGTCGTCCCGCCGCCCGGCCCGCTGCTCGGCGACCAGCTGGCCGAGCTGCTCCACGAGCAGCGGATCACGCACGCCCTGATCCCGCCGGCCGCGCTGGGCACGCTCCCGGACGTCGCGTTGCCGCACTTCACCACCCTGATTGTCGGCGCCGACGCGTGCCCGGCCGAGCTGGTCGACCAGTGGGCCCCGGGCCGCCGCATGATCAACGCGTACGGTCCGACGGAGTCCACCGTGGTCAGCACCTGGTCCGATGAGCTGACAACAGGTGTTGTCCCGCCGATCGGGCGGCCGATCCGCAACACCAAGGTCCACGTGCTCGACGACGCGCTCAAGCCGGTCCCGGTCGGCGTGCCGGGGGAGCTGTACGTCGCCGGCCTCGGCCTGGCCCGAGGCTACCTCGACCGCCCCGGCCTGACCGCGTCCCGCTTCGTCGCCAACCCCTTCGAGCCGGGGCAACGGATGTACCGCACCGGCGACGTCGTGCGCTGGCGGGCCGACGGGCAGCTGGAGTTCCTCGGCCGCGCCGACGACCAGGTCAAGATCCGCGGCTTCCGCGTCGAACTCGGCGAGGTCGAGGCAGCGATCCGCCGCCACCCGGACGTCCGCGAGGCAGTGGTGATCGCCCGTGACAAGCGCCTGATCGCGTACGTGGTCGGCGAAACGACCGGGCTGCGGGCCTTCCTGGCCGAGACGCTGCCGGACTACATGATCCCGGCCGCGTTCCAGGAGCTGGAGTCGTTGCCGCTCAACCCGAGCGGCAAGGTCGACCGCAAGCGGCTGCCGGACGTGACCGTGACGGCCGGCGGCGATCACGTCGAACCACACACCGAGATCGAGCATGCGCTGGCCAAGATCTGGTCGGACGTGCTCGGCGTCCAGAACGTCGGCGTCACCGACAACTTCTTCGAGCTCGGCGGCGACTCCATCCTCAGCATGCAGGTGGTGTCCCGGGCCCGGCAGGCCGGCCTGCACCTGGCCTCCAAGGACGTCTTCCTGCACCAGACCATCGGCCAGCTGGCGTCGGCGGTGACCGCCGTGGCCAACGCCGGCGAGCGCCGCCAGCTGGTCACCGGCCCGGTGCCGCTGACCCCGATCCAGCAGTGGTTCTTCCAGCACCACACCGTGAATCCCCATCACTTCAACCAGTCCCTGTTGGCCGAACTCGTCGACAACGTGGACGAGGAGGCGTTGCAGCAGGCCCTGCAAGCCCTGTGGTCCCACCACGACGCCCTGCGGATGCGCTTCGACGGCGAGCAGTACAACGCCCCGCTGGAGCCGATCCCCTCGCTGATCCGGCACGAGTTCAGCGAGGACTTCGCCGACGAGGTGCATGCGAGCTTCGACCTGACCACCGGCCCGCTGTTCAAGGCTGTCCTCTTCGACCGCGACGGTCAGCCCTGGCTGTTCCTGGCCGCGCATCACGTGATCGTCGACGGTGTGTCGTGGCGGATCCTGCTCGACGACCTCGACACCGCCTACCGCCAGGCCGCCCGTGGCGAGGAGATCGACCTCGGCCCGAAGACCACGTCCTTCCAGGAGTGGTCGAACCGGCTGACCGAACATGTTCGCAACGGTGGCCTCGATGCCGAGTACTGGCAGGACATTCAGGCCTCAGAGCTGCCGACCGATCACGACGGCGACGACCCGACGACCGACACCGTGTCGATCGTCCTGGACGAAGCCGACACCGATGCCTTGCTGCGCAAGGCACCCGCGGCCTACCGCACCCGGATCAACGACGTGCTGCTGACCGCGCTGGCCTCCGCGCTGTCGACGTGGACGGGGGAGGAGCGGGTCACCATCGACCTGGAGGGGCACGGCCGTGAGGACGTGCTCGACGACGTCGACCTGACCCGGACCGTCGGCTGGTTCACCACGATCTTCCCGGTGAGCCTCACCGTCGGCGGCGACTGGCGGACCCGGATCAAGTCGGTACGCAAACAGCTGCGAGCCTTGCCGGACAACGGTTTCGGCTACGGCGCGCTGCGCTACCTCGGCGGTGAGGTGCCGGTCGTGGAGCCCGGCATCGCCTTCAACTACCTCGGCCAGTGGGACGCCGCCGACGGCCAGGCCGGCGGCGGGCTGTTCGCCGCCACCCACGGTTCCTTCGGCCGTGATCACGATCCGGCCGAGCGCAAGGCGCATCTGCTCGACGTGGTCGGCGCGGTGCAGGACGGCAAGCTGGCGTTCTCCTGGCTCTACCAACCGGCCCGACACGAACGGTCCACTGTGGAGAGAGTCGTGCACGACTTCGCCGAAGCACTGCGCGCGATCGCCGAGGACTGCCGATGA